A genomic window from Variovorax paradoxus includes:
- a CDS encoding glucoamylase family protein: MDDRNPRALAALPDEALIDAVQRQTFRYFWDGADAGSGLALDRRTLVGATGEDLPDDRVAIGGTGFGIMALIVAVERGWVTRDAALERLGRMRDALFRARRYHGAFPHFMDAASGETIPMSPKDDAGDLVETSFLCMGLLCARQYFSEDTAAARRLRSDIDTLWHEVEWNWFTQGGRDVLYWHWSPNHGWAMNHEVRGWNECLITYLLAAAAPRHAIDPRVYHRGFAAGPGFLNGRSYYGIEIPLGMPYAGPLFFTHYSFCGLDPHGLKDRYADYWDLNCRHLQINRAHCIANPHGHPGYGESCWGLTASDDPDGYLAHAPDIDNGTISPTAALASLPYAPTEVMQVLRHFLTVHGTRLWKDYGFIDAFCERRDWFAETYLAIDQGPIVVMMENHRTGLLWKLFMSVPEVQAGLRALDFSSPHLGSPAP, translated from the coding sequence ATGGATGACAGGAACCCGAGGGCACTGGCAGCCCTGCCCGATGAAGCCTTGATCGACGCCGTGCAGCGGCAGACCTTCCGCTATTTCTGGGACGGTGCGGATGCAGGCAGCGGCCTGGCACTCGACCGTCGTACGCTCGTCGGCGCCACGGGCGAAGACCTGCCCGATGACAGGGTGGCGATCGGCGGCACGGGCTTCGGCATCATGGCCTTGATCGTCGCGGTGGAGCGCGGCTGGGTCACGCGGGACGCAGCGCTGGAGCGCCTGGGGCGCATGCGGGACGCCCTCTTTCGCGCCAGGCGCTACCACGGCGCCTTCCCCCACTTCATGGACGCAGCGAGCGGCGAGACGATCCCGATGAGCCCCAAGGACGACGCGGGCGATCTGGTCGAGACCTCGTTCCTCTGCATGGGCCTGCTCTGTGCGCGTCAGTATTTCAGCGAGGACACGGCCGCGGCGCGCCGGTTGCGCAGTGACATCGACACGCTGTGGCACGAGGTCGAATGGAACTGGTTCACCCAGGGCGGGCGGGACGTGCTGTATTGGCACTGGAGCCCGAACCACGGCTGGGCGATGAACCATGAAGTGCGCGGCTGGAACGAGTGCCTCATCACCTACCTGCTGGCGGCGGCCGCGCCGCGCCATGCGATCGATCCGCGGGTGTACCACCGCGGCTTTGCGGCGGGGCCCGGTTTCCTCAACGGCCGGTCGTACTACGGCATCGAAATACCGCTGGGCATGCCGTACGCCGGCCCGCTGTTCTTCACGCATTACTCGTTCTGCGGCCTCGATCCGCACGGCCTGAAGGATCGCTACGCCGACTACTGGGATCTCAACTGCCGCCACCTGCAGATCAACCGTGCGCACTGCATCGCCAATCCTCATGGCCACCCGGGCTACGGCGAATCGTGCTGGGGCCTGACCGCCAGCGACGACCCCGACGGCTACCTCGCCCACGCCCCGGACATCGACAACGGCACCATTTCGCCGACGGCCGCGCTGGCCAGCCTGCCGTATGCGCCCACCGAGGTAATGCAGGTTCTGCGGCATTTTCTCACCGTGCATGGCACGCGATTGTGGAAGGACTACGGCTTCATCGATGCGTTCTGCGAACGGCGCGATTGGTTCGCAGAGACATATCTCGCCATCGACCAGGGCCCGATCGTCGTGATGATGGAGAACCATCGCACGGGCCTTCTGTGGAAACTGTTCATGAGCGTGCCCGAAGTGCAGGCCGGGCTGCGCGCCCTGGACTTCAGCAGCCCGCATCTCGGGTCGCCTGCACCGTGA
- a CDS encoding glycoside hydrolase family 3 N-terminal domain-containing protein translates to MSRIDTLMARMTLAEKLGQLTMTASGYTVTGPVLAGDSTQSIIDGTVGNLLNMVGAGHTHEMQRLAVEKSRLGIPLLIGLDIIHGHRTLFPIPLAEAGTFDEDLWERTAREAAREGAADGLAMTFAPMLDVSRDPRWGRTAEGPGEDPWLNARIAQAKVRGFQGADLSSAESLAACAKHFVAYGAVTAGREYAAVDISERTLHEVHLPGFAAAVRAGVATLMPAFTDLNGVPMTAHIPLLRDWLRGEMGWDGVIVSDYNAIAELIKHGVAADLVDAAVLALKAGVDIDMMADAYRKGLPIALEQGRVTIEEIDASVRRVLQLKEQLGLFDDPYRRGATPEPAAVVAERHAVARDAARKAIVMLKNERDTLPLPAAAKALCVIGPLADASTEMKGPWWGAGGDEPAISVLAGLRAALPQTDIRHAPGVAIESDDDSGIEAAALLCDGADAVLLCLGERATMSGEAASRATPALPGRQQALAEAVTARAHALGIPVVAILFSGRPLVVPWLAEHADALLAAWFLGIEAGHAIADVVTGQVTPGGCTPMSWPRAVGQLPIYFGQRPTGRPMNPADYFTSRYQDVENAPLYAFGHGLTYGRFVYDELQVEPRRVGEQDALKISVRLRNVGAREAEETVFLFIRGKRSRVTRPLLELKGYAKLRLMPGEAGSVNLELPAAELRYLGQDLQPLFEAGEVEILVGPSAEQSGLLRQTIELC, encoded by the coding sequence ATGAGCCGCATCGACACCCTCATGGCCCGGATGACGCTAGCCGAAAAGCTGGGTCAACTGACGATGACTGCCTCCGGCTACACGGTCACCGGGCCGGTGCTCGCGGGGGACTCCACGCAGTCGATCATCGACGGCACCGTCGGCAATCTGCTGAACATGGTCGGCGCCGGCCACACGCACGAGATGCAGCGACTGGCCGTCGAGAAGTCACGGCTCGGCATTCCGCTGCTGATCGGCCTGGACATCATTCATGGCCATCGCACGCTCTTTCCGATCCCGCTTGCGGAGGCCGGCACCTTCGACGAAGACCTCTGGGAGCGCACGGCGCGCGAGGCCGCGCGCGAAGGCGCTGCCGACGGCCTGGCGATGACTTTCGCGCCGATGCTCGATGTATCGCGCGATCCCCGCTGGGGCCGCACCGCCGAAGGACCCGGAGAAGACCCTTGGCTGAACGCACGCATCGCGCAGGCCAAGGTGCGCGGCTTCCAGGGGGCCGATCTGTCATCGGCCGAATCGCTGGCCGCCTGTGCGAAGCATTTCGTCGCGTACGGCGCAGTCACCGCGGGGCGGGAGTACGCCGCCGTGGACATCTCCGAGCGCACCTTGCACGAGGTGCATCTGCCGGGCTTCGCAGCAGCGGTGCGTGCCGGCGTTGCGACGCTGATGCCTGCCTTCACCGATCTCAACGGCGTGCCGATGACGGCGCACATCCCCTTGTTGCGCGACTGGCTGCGCGGCGAGATGGGCTGGGACGGCGTCATCGTCAGCGACTACAACGCGATCGCGGAACTGATCAAGCACGGCGTTGCGGCCGATCTCGTCGACGCCGCGGTACTGGCGCTGAAGGCCGGCGTCGACATCGACATGATGGCCGACGCGTATCGCAAGGGCCTGCCGATCGCGCTCGAGCAGGGACGGGTGACGATCGAAGAGATCGACGCGAGCGTGCGCCGCGTGTTGCAACTCAAGGAGCAGCTCGGCCTGTTCGACGACCCCTACCGTCGCGGCGCGACACCGGAACCCGCGGCGGTTGTCGCCGAGCGGCACGCGGTGGCGCGCGACGCCGCGCGCAAGGCCATCGTCATGCTGAAGAACGAGCGGGACACCCTGCCTTTGCCTGCTGCGGCGAAGGCACTGTGCGTCATTGGCCCGCTGGCCGACGCAAGCACCGAGATGAAAGGCCCGTGGTGGGGTGCCGGCGGGGACGAGCCGGCCATCAGCGTGCTTGCCGGCTTGCGCGCCGCGCTGCCGCAGACCGACATACGCCATGCACCCGGCGTTGCCATCGAGAGTGATGACGACAGCGGCATTGAGGCTGCCGCCCTGCTGTGCGACGGCGCCGACGCCGTTCTGCTGTGCCTGGGCGAGCGTGCCACGATGAGTGGCGAGGCCGCGAGCCGCGCCACGCCCGCGCTTCCCGGCCGGCAACAGGCTCTGGCCGAAGCGGTGACGGCACGTGCACACGCGCTCGGCATCCCCGTCGTCGCAATCTTGTTCTCGGGCCGTCCGCTCGTCGTCCCCTGGCTGGCCGAACACGCCGATGCGCTGCTGGCTGCATGGTTCCTCGGCATCGAAGCAGGCCATGCGATCGCCGACGTGGTTACGGGCCAGGTAACGCCTGGCGGTTGCACGCCGATGAGCTGGCCGCGCGCCGTCGGGCAGCTGCCGATCTACTTCGGCCAGCGTCCCACCGGCCGGCCGATGAATCCCGCCGACTACTTCACGAGCAGGTACCAGGACGTCGAGAATGCGCCGCTGTATGCCTTCGGCCACGGCTTGACTTACGGCCGATTTGTCTACGACGAGCTTCAGGTCGAGCCGCGGCGCGTGGGCGAGCAGGATGCGCTGAAGATCAGCGTCAGACTGCGTAACGTTGGCGCGCGCGAGGCCGAAGAGACTGTCTTCCTGTTCATTCGCGGCAAGCGGAGCCGTGTCACTCGGCCGCTGCTGGAACTCAAGGGCTACGCGAAGCTGCGATTGATGCCGGGCGAAGCGGGCTCGGTGAACCTGGAGCTGCCGGCGGCCGAGTTGCGCTACCTCGGGCAGGACCTGCAGCCTCTGTTCGAGGCGGGCGAAGTCGAGATTCTCGTCGGGCCGAGTGCCGAGCAATCAGGGTTGCTGCGGCAGACCATCGAGTTGTGTTGA
- a CDS encoding RDD family protein, which translates to MTVRTHLASMERRVIAFAVDFLILLAVVLVLTVAIEGHSYAATITMTVSLLLFVAYHWVGLSNRNYAIGRVITSITVISLKSGPELSALQRIARPSIRLLWLLTGGLVAGFTRQPMFLFLPLVIDTVLLSFHPLRQTVTDMVCSTTVVNSPPLQPHRAPAGPMFSQDDAEFGPKPRKHFSSLVGPSGRR; encoded by the coding sequence ATGACCGTTCGGACACATCTAGCCTCGATGGAGCGTCGCGTGATTGCGTTTGCCGTCGACTTCTTGATACTGCTTGCGGTGGTACTTGTTTTGACCGTGGCCATAGAAGGTCATTCATACGCAGCCACTATCACGATGACGGTGTCCCTCTTGCTCTTTGTCGCATATCACTGGGTCGGACTCTCCAATAGAAACTACGCAATTGGCCGAGTGATCACTTCCATCACCGTGATCTCTTTGAAGTCTGGTCCGGAACTCTCCGCCCTGCAGCGCATAGCAAGACCCAGCATAAGACTGCTCTGGCTTTTGACAGGAGGGCTAGTAGCTGGCTTCACTCGCCAGCCTATGTTTCTCTTCCTTCCCCTTGTCATCGACACGGTCCTTCTGTCTTTTCACCCGCTGCGGCAGACCGTGACGGACATGGTGTGCAGTACAACGGTGGTGAATTCGCCGCCGCTACAACCTCACCGCGCGCCGGCTGGTCCAATGTTCAGTCAGGATGATGCCGAATTCGGACCCAAGCCTCGCAAGCATTTTTCTTCACTGGTTGGACCGAGCGGCCGAAGATGA
- a CDS encoding DUF6896 domain-containing protein translates to MDSRLRSLIEDFLAAVAAAVNLLKEGGVAMPESNVAWACNGLPHSGVLPGGVPYIKHGYGIGVELEAGLVDFDFGQNGETDGFDFWRLARFAGDRLSQYTFTSKEELRECFQLAVDSGAFEPSTYMLHYLRT, encoded by the coding sequence ATGGATTCACGCCTTCGTAGCCTCATCGAGGACTTCCTGGCTGCGGTTGCAGCAGCCGTGAATCTCCTCAAGGAGGGAGGCGTTGCGATGCCCGAAAGCAATGTTGCCTGGGCTTGCAATGGCCTTCCGCACAGCGGCGTCCTGCCAGGCGGTGTGCCATACATCAAGCACGGATATGGCATCGGCGTCGAGCTTGAGGCTGGATTGGTGGATTTCGATTTCGGCCAGAACGGCGAGACAGATGGTTTCGACTTTTGGCGGCTTGCTCGCTTCGCAGGTGACCGCCTGAGCCAGTACACCTTCACCTCGAAAGAGGAACTTCGCGAGTGTTTTCAGCTTGCGGTGGACAGCGGCGCATTTGAGCCCTCAACGTACATGCTTCACTACCTGCGAACGTAG
- a CDS encoding ribosomal protein L7/L12, whose protein sequence is MNAAQHFEQVLASTGDPISAIRAVRESFGLSLPEAKELWLQSTGASDSLDGHQAKLASQLEEAFPSRDI, encoded by the coding sequence ATGAATGCGGCGCAGCATTTCGAACAGGTCCTTGCATCTACGGGGGATCCAATTTCTGCGATTCGAGCGGTTCGCGAGAGCTTCGGGTTGTCGTTGCCTGAAGCGAAGGAACTGTGGTTGCAGAGCACCGGCGCTTCGGACTCACTCGATGGACATCAGGCCAAACTAGCTTCTCAGCTGGAAGAAGCCTTCCCCAGCCGCGATATCTAG
- a CDS encoding HAD family hydrolase — protein sequence MTSYVLALDLEGTLISNAMSQIPRPGLANFLTRCAEIFPRIVMFTTVKEDRFRRIARLLVDEKVAPDWFADVEYVTWNGETKDLRFVPGVQPHQVLLVDDFEKYVHPGQEAQWLQIEYFDYPYSSADTGLTKMLQVLVARA from the coding sequence ATGACCAGCTACGTCCTCGCCCTCGATCTCGAAGGCACCTTGATCTCGAATGCGATGAGCCAGATCCCTCGACCGGGTCTGGCAAACTTCCTGACGCGTTGCGCTGAAATTTTCCCCCGCATCGTCATGTTCACCACCGTCAAGGAAGATCGATTCAGAAGGATCGCGCGCTTGCTGGTGGACGAAAAGGTCGCACCCGATTGGTTTGCGGATGTCGAGTACGTCACATGGAACGGGGAGACAAAGGACCTCCGATTTGTGCCCGGCGTGCAACCGCACCAGGTGTTGCTTGTGGACGATTTTGAGAAGTACGTGCATCCGGGCCAGGAAGCTCAGTGGCTGCAGATCGAGTACTTCGACTATCCCTATAGTTCGGCAGATACCGGCCTTACCAAGATGCTTCAAGTTCTGGTGGCGCGTGCTTGA
- a CDS encoding SAM-dependent methyltransferase — translation MPQDIAFAIRWVEKGLVPDTVVRQGIRRLLKDRLTELHAGNALAVADLTQDFVARMAAENLAPLPEKANEQHYEVPAAFFAEVLGNHRKYSSCYWPEGTRTLEEAESAALAATCERAGLGNGQDVLELGCGWGSLTLWMAERYPGSRITALSNSNSQREYIETQAAQRGLGNVRVLTRDINVFDTDERFDRVVSVEMFEHLRNWPQAFANVARWLKPEGRFFMHVFAHREAPYPFEVRDPSDWMSKYFFSGGMMPSDDLALHCQDDLRLLRRWRWEGSHYQRTAEAWLRNMDERRDALRPLFQATYGAEANVWWTRWRLFFMSVAELFGFDHGQRWWVSHYLFERRA, via the coding sequence ATGCCGCAGGACATCGCATTCGCCATCCGCTGGGTCGAAAAGGGCCTGGTACCCGACACTGTCGTCCGCCAGGGCATCCGCCGCCTGCTGAAAGACCGGCTCACCGAACTGCACGCCGGCAACGCCCTGGCCGTGGCCGATCTGACGCAAGACTTCGTCGCCCGCATGGCCGCTGAAAACCTGGCGCCCTTGCCCGAGAAGGCCAACGAACAGCACTACGAAGTCCCCGCCGCCTTCTTCGCCGAGGTGTTGGGCAATCACCGCAAGTACAGCAGCTGCTACTGGCCCGAAGGCACCCGCACGTTGGAAGAGGCCGAGTCCGCCGCGCTGGCTGCCACCTGCGAGCGCGCCGGACTGGGCAACGGGCAAGACGTGCTGGAACTGGGCTGTGGCTGGGGTTCGCTCACGCTGTGGATGGCCGAGCGCTATCCGGGCAGCCGGATCACGGCGTTGTCGAATTCGAATTCGCAGCGCGAGTACATCGAGACGCAGGCGGCGCAGCGGGGGCTGGGCAACGTGCGCGTGCTGACGCGCGACATCAACGTCTTCGACACCGACGAGCGATTCGACCGCGTGGTGTCCGTCGAGATGTTCGAGCACCTGCGCAACTGGCCGCAGGCGTTTGCCAATGTGGCGCGCTGGCTCAAGCCCGAGGGGCGCTTCTTCATGCATGTGTTTGCCCATCGTGAGGCGCCGTACCCTTTCGAGGTGCGCGACCCGAGCGACTGGATGAGCAAGTATTTTTTCTCCGGCGGCATGATGCCCAGCGACGATCTGGCGCTGCACTGCCAGGACGACTTGCGGCTGCTGCGCCGCTGGCGCTGGGAAGGCAGTCATTACCAGCGCACGGCCGAGGCCTGGCTGCGCAACATGGACGAGCGACGTGATGCGTTGCGGCCGCTGTTCCAGGCCACGTACGGTGCCGAGGCCAATGTGTGGTGGACGCGCTGGCGGCTGTTCTTCATGTCGGTGGCGGAGCTGTTCGGCTTCGACCATGGGCAGCGCTGGTGGGTGAGCCACTATCTTTTCGAGCGCAGGGCATGA
- a CDS encoding DUF1295 domain-containing protein translates to MSGVTEVAIAGLAWTVSLALLTWVVSLVRHDASLVDRMWPVFIVGAGLVYFALLPVQTVRGLWMAVLGAAWAVRLCLYITWRNWGHGEDRRYQAIRARNQPNFGFRSLYLVFALQAVLAWIVSAPFLPGMAAARPLGVFDAVGAALALFGIFFEAIGDAQMARFRADPKNAGQVMDRGLWRHTRHPNYFGEACVWWGIWLMAMGGAGWSGAWSVVSPLLMTWLLLKVSGVRMLEADIGERRPAYREYVARTNAFVPGPVRRWHYPDQ, encoded by the coding sequence ATGAGTGGCGTAACGGAAGTAGCGATTGCGGGCCTGGCATGGACCGTATCGCTGGCGCTGCTGACGTGGGTGGTGAGCCTCGTGCGGCACGACGCGAGCCTTGTCGATCGCATGTGGCCGGTCTTCATCGTGGGCGCGGGTCTCGTGTATTTCGCGCTGCTGCCGGTGCAGACGGTGCGCGGGTTGTGGATGGCGGTGCTTGGCGCAGCGTGGGCTGTGCGGCTGTGCCTGTACATCACCTGGCGCAACTGGGGCCACGGCGAAGACCGGCGCTACCAGGCGATTCGCGCGCGCAATCAGCCGAACTTCGGCTTCAGGAGCCTGTATCTCGTGTTCGCCTTGCAGGCGGTGCTGGCGTGGATCGTCTCCGCGCCGTTTCTGCCGGGCATGGCGGCGGCGCGGCCGCTGGGAGTGTTCGACGCAGTGGGCGCGGCGCTGGCGCTGTTCGGCATCTTCTTCGAGGCCATCGGCGATGCGCAGATGGCGCGCTTCAGGGCCGACCCGAAGAATGCAGGCCAGGTAATGGACCGCGGCCTGTGGCGCCACACGCGGCATCCCAACTACTTCGGTGAGGCCTGTGTCTGGTGGGGCATCTGGCTGATGGCCATGGGCGGGGCAGGGTGGAGCGGCGCGTGGAGCGTGGTGTCGCCGCTGCTCATGACGTGGCTGCTGCTCAAGGTCTCGGGCGTGCGCATGCTCGAGGCCGACATCGGAGAGCGTCGCCCCGCATACCGCGAGTACGTCGCGCGCACCAATGCCTTTGTTCCGGGGCCGGTGCGGCGGTGGCACTATCCGGATCAGTGA
- a CDS encoding alpha/beta fold hydrolase has protein sequence MSIVLWSTAIVVLVVLVGVVYEQVGRYRAARDFPAPGKMVDIGGRKIQLDCRGSGSPTVVFEAGLSVDGSLSWSAVQSKIAAHTRACSYSRAGLMWSDASDAPYSARQVAQDLHEALTRAGEHGPFVLVGQSLGGLYATSFTKYFGAEVAGLVLVDPSHPDQVARVAAFMTETRSLRSRIAVWLAWSGLLRAAAPSLLPQAPNQTAHDAQAVRAFAPKSMVTQLAESDATDASLAEAGVFRSLGNRPLVVLTAMAPYTEAELRGMKITPEQGKQVQAIWEKLHEDMATWSSRSTHRLLPNAGHDIQFDDPAAVIDAVLSVVETVRVDRDNGSH, from the coding sequence ATGAGCATCGTCCTCTGGAGCACGGCAATCGTCGTGCTGGTCGTTCTCGTGGGCGTGGTGTATGAGCAGGTCGGCCGCTACCGCGCGGCGCGCGACTTTCCCGCGCCGGGGAAGATGGTCGACATCGGCGGGCGAAAAATTCAGCTGGATTGCCGGGGCTCGGGCTCGCCCACCGTCGTGTTCGAGGCGGGGCTGAGCGTCGACGGTTCGTTGAGCTGGTCGGCCGTGCAGTCGAAGATCGCGGCGCACACGCGTGCGTGCTCGTACAGCCGCGCGGGCTTGATGTGGAGCGACGCTTCGGATGCGCCCTATAGCGCCAGGCAAGTGGCGCAAGACCTTCACGAGGCCTTGACCCGTGCGGGCGAGCACGGCCCCTTCGTGCTGGTCGGCCAGTCGCTGGGCGGCCTTTATGCGACGAGCTTCACGAAGTACTTCGGCGCTGAGGTGGCGGGGCTGGTTCTTGTCGATCCCTCGCATCCGGACCAGGTCGCGCGTGTCGCGGCCTTCATGACGGAAACGCGGTCGCTGCGCTCCCGCATCGCAGTGTGGCTTGCGTGGTCTGGCCTGCTGCGCGCGGCGGCCCCTTCGTTGCTGCCGCAGGCGCCGAACCAGACGGCGCACGATGCACAGGCGGTTCGTGCCTTTGCGCCGAAGTCGATGGTCACGCAACTGGCGGAGAGCGATGCGACCGATGCGTCGCTCGCAGAAGCCGGTGTCTTCCGGAGTCTGGGCAACCGGCCGCTGGTGGTGCTCACCGCGATGGCGCCTTACACCGAGGCGGAACTCCGGGGAATGAAGATCACGCCCGAGCAGGGCAAACAGGTGCAGGCCATCTGGGAGAAGCTGCACGAGGACATGGCGACATGGTCCTCGCGAAGCACGCACCGGCTGTTGCCGAACGCCGGGCACGACATCCAGTTCGACGACCCGGCTGCGGTGATCGACGCAGTGCTGTCAGTCGTCGAAACGGTCCGCGTGGACCGCGACAACGGGTCGCACTGA